From a region of the Eulemur rufifrons isolate Redbay chromosome 7, OSU_ERuf_1, whole genome shotgun sequence genome:
- the LOC138386621 gene encoding transcription factor BTF3 homolog 4-like isoform X2 — translation MNQEKIANLQAQVRKGGRDTARRKKVVHRTATADDKKLQSSLKKLAVNNIAGIEKSWIAKHPNQKTLMRGMRTLQIL, via the exons ATGAATCAAGAAAAGATAGCCAACCTACAGGCTCAGGTCCGGAAAGGGGGCAGGGATACAGCTCGCAGAAAGAAGGTTGTACACAGAACAGCCACAGCGGATGACAAAAAGCTTCAGAGTTCTCTAAAAAAACTGGCTGTGAATAATATAGCTGGTATTGAAAAG TCTTGGATAGCAAAGCACCCAAACCAGAAGACATTGATGAGGGGGATGAGGACGCTCCAGATCTTGTAG
- the LOC138386621 gene encoding transcription factor BTF3 homolog 4-like isoform X1, whose amino-acid sequence MNQEKIANLQAQVRKGGRDTARRKKVVHRTATADDKKLQSSLKKLAVNNIAGIEKVNVIKNYGTVIHFYNPKVHASLFANTFAITGHAEAKTITEMLPKISGQLGADSLKSLRKLAEQFPRQVLDSKAPKPEDIDEGDEDAPDLVENFDEASKNKAN is encoded by the coding sequence ATGAATCAAGAAAAGATAGCCAACCTACAGGCTCAGGTCCGGAAAGGGGGCAGGGATACAGCTCGCAGAAAGAAGGTTGTACACAGAACAGCCACAGCGGATGACAAAAAGCTTCAGAGTTCTCTAAAAAAACTGGCTGTGAATAATATAGCTGGTATTGAAAAGGTGAACGTGATTAAAAATTATGGGACAGTTATTCATTTCTACAATCCCAAAGTCCACGCTTCCCTGTTTGCTAACACCTTTGCAATTACTGGTCATGCAGAAGCTAAAACAATTACAGAAATGCTTCCCAAAATATCAGGTCAGCTTGGTGCTGACAGCTTAAAAAGCCTTAGGAAGTTAGCTGAACAGTTCCCACGGCAAGTCTTGGATAGCAAAGCACCCAAACCAGAAGACATTGATGAGGGGGATGAGGACGCTCCAGATCTTGTAGAAAACTTTGATGAGGCATCAAAGAATAAAGCTAACTaa